In the genome of Streptomyces violaceoruber, the window GTAGGGCCCGACGCGGGTGCGGCGCAGCGCCGTGAGGTGCCCGCCGACGCCGAGTCCGGCGCCCAGGTCGCGGGCCAGCGCCCGGATGTAGGTGCCGGACGAGCAGGTCACCGAGACCACCAGGTCCAGGACCGGGGTGCCGTCGTCGGCGACGGCGTCCCGGACGTCGTACACCGCGAAGGAGGAGACGGTGACGGGACGGGCGGGGATCTCGAACTCCTCGCCCTCGCGCGCCCGCTTGTAGGAGCGCACGCCCTTGATCTTGATGGCGCTGACCTTGGACGGCACCTGCATGATGTCGCCGCTCAGCTCGGCCACGCCGGCGTCGATCGCCTCCCGGGTGACCTTCGAGGCGTCCCGCGACCCCGTGATCTCGCCCTCGGCGTCGTCGGTGAGCGTCGTCTGACCGAGCCTGATCGTGCCCAGGTACTCCTTCTCGGTGAGGGCGAGGTGCCCGAGGAGCTTGGTCGCCCGCTCCACCCCGAGGACCAGGACGCCCGTCGCCATCGGGTCGAGCGTGCCGGCGTGCCCGACGCGCCGGGTGCGGGCGATGCCCCGCATCTTGGCGACGACGTCGTGCGAAGTGAAGCCCGACGGCTTGTCGACGATGACAAGGCCGTCGGGCGTGGTGTGCTTCTCGGTCATTTAGCGGTGTCGTCCGTCTCGTCGGCCTCGACTGCGCCTTCGGTGTCGGTCTCGTCCTCGTCCGGCTTGCGGTACGGGTCCGCCTCGCCCGCGTACGTGGCGCCCGCGGACGCCTCGCGCACCTTCTCGTCGGACTGCCGCGCCTTGTCGAGGAGGTCCTCGATGTTGCGGGCGGTGTCCGGCAGGGCGTCCATGACGAAGGCCAGGGTCGGCGTGAACTTCACGCCGGCCGCCTTGCCCACCTCGGAGCGCAGGATGCCCTTGGCGCTCTCCAGGCCCGCCGTGGCGGCCTTCCGCTCCTCGTCGTCCCCGTAGACCGTGTAGAAGACGGTCGCCTCCCGCAGGTCACCGGTGACCCGCGTGTCCGTGATGGTGACGTGCGAGCCGAGCCGCGGGTCCTTGATCCCGCGCTGCAGCTTCTGGGCCACCACCTCTCGGATGAGGTCCGCCAGCCTTTTCGCCCGCGCGTTGTCGGCCACTGGTCCGTCTC includes:
- the truB gene encoding tRNA pseudouridine(55) synthase TruB, with amino-acid sequence MTEKHTTPDGLVIVDKPSGFTSHDVVAKMRGIARTRRVGHAGTLDPMATGVLVLGVERATKLLGHLALTEKEYLGTIRLGQTTLTDDAEGEITGSRDASKVTREAIDAGVAELSGDIMQVPSKVSAIKIKGVRSYKRAREGEEFEIPARPVTVSSFAVYDVRDAVADDGTPVLDLVVSVTCSSGTYIRALARDLGAGLGVGGHLTALRRTRVGPYKLDGARTLDQLQQELTVMPVADAAGAAFPRWGVDARRARLLANGVRLEMPEEYMGVGAVAVFDPEGRLLALVEEHKGKAKSLAVFG
- the rbfA gene encoding 30S ribosome-binding factor RbfA produces the protein MADNARAKRLADLIREVVAQKLQRGIKDPRLGSHVTITDTRVTGDLREATVFYTVYGDDEERKAATAGLESAKGILRSEVGKAAGVKFTPTLAFVMDALPDTARNIEDLLDKARQSDEKVREASAGATYAGEADPYRKPDEDETDTEGAVEADETDDTAK